ATTTTCAGGCTGTTGCCATTCGACTTGGCGCAGTGAAGACAGATAAAGCGCTATCATTTGATTCATATTAGTATTCAATCAGTCGCTCTATCGCGTACAATAAAGCTACAGTTCATTGGCGGCCCGTAGTTTACGATTCACCATTATTCCTTACAAATAGATGCTCTATTGTAACAAGACTCCGGCAATTCGAATATCGTGATCAGAGGAAAGAAAAGTTAGAAATATGCTTAAACGTTACCTAGCCCTAATATTTATGTCTCTTGCCCTGATCCCAGCGATGCCAGCCTTGGCGAATCAAGACGCAACAGTCCCTCAACTGGCCTATTTCACGCTTGAACCGGATCTCACCACAAATTTTTATACCAAAGGCGATAAACTTGGCTACATTCAAGTGCGTATCGATATCATGGTCGCTAATCAAAGTGATTTGCCACTCATCGAAAAGCATCAACCATTAATTCGTGATGCCATCATCGAAATGCTAGGTAAACAGACAGAAGAAACCATTAAGTCACTGGCGGGACGTGAAGATTTACGCAAAACACTGGTTCAAGAACTTAATGCAATCTTGTTACCTGAAACGGGCAAAACACTGATTGCTGATTTGCTCTTTACCAAGTATCTCTATCAGTAGTAACACGACATACAAACACAAAAAAAGCGGCTCAACGCCGCTTTTTTCATTTTCGAGTATCCCACACACCTATCGCGATACCTGAAAGTAAACCAACTAGGTGAGCGGTATTGGCGATCGCCATAAATGGCTGAACAAAACCCAAAACTAACCAAACTAACATAAAACCAAGTAGTGGTTTA
Above is a window of Vibrio taketomensis DNA encoding:
- a CDS encoding flagellar basal body-associated protein FliL — translated: MLKRYLALIFMSLALIPAMPALANQDATVPQLAYFTLEPDLTTNFYTKGDKLGYIQVRIDIMVANQSDLPLIEKHQPLIRDAIIEMLGKQTEETIKSLAGREDLRKTLVQELNAILLPETGKTLIADLLFTKYLYQ